The Synechococcus sp. WH 8016 genome contains the following window.
GGACGGAGCGAGCACACTGATGCAGTTAAGGTCCGCCCTGCTCGAAAACGAGGCGCAATGGTGGGTGGTCCTGGGTGATGCCGTTGACAAGGTTCTGGGTGTCGCAAGTCGAGACCGATTACTGGCGGCACTCGTTCAAAATCAAGGTCAACTCACCCCAGCCGATCTGAGCGAGCCCGTCGAATTTGTGCCTGAAATGATTCGGGCCGATCGCCTGCTGACAGCCTTTCGTCGCGACAACAGCGGGGTTCGCGTTGTGGTGGATGAATTCGGAGGGTTTGTGGGCGTGATTGGCCCTGATGCGGTTCTGGCCGTGCTCGCTGGCTGGTGGCGCAAGTCAGCAGGAGCCAATGGGGCGTCATGACGACGTTCTCGCCTACATCCACCACGGAGCGCTGCCTTTCACTGCTGCAAACCTGGCGATCTCAGCTCCAGCTCAACCGCCGGGAACAAACCGTTTTAGCGGGTTCGCTCAGGCGCTTGGACCGGCAATTGGAGCGCTTATCGACTCGGAAGCTGCGCGTCGCCGTCTTCGGCCGCGTGGGAGTGGGGAAATCAAGCCTCGTCAATGCACTGATCGGTCAAGACCTCCTGGCCACCGACGTCGCTCACGGCTGCACGAGACAACAACAAGCGCTGCCTTGGACGATCTCCATTCCTGGTCTCCACGCGATTGAACTCGTCGACACACCAGGAATCGATGAGGTTGCAGCGGAAGCTCGCGCGCGACTGGCAGCGCGGGTGGCCCTGCAGTCCGATCTTGTACTTCTCGTGTTGGATGCCGACATCAGCAGGGTTGAGCTCGATGCCTTGGAGACCTTAATCAGCAGTGGCAAGCCGGTGCTTCCCGTGCTGAACCGCAGTGATTGTTGCCCCCCAGAGCAACTCGACAGCCTCCGGGAAAGCATCAGCCAAAGGATCCGGGAGCGGTGTGACCGCAACCATCACGCAAGGATTCCTCAAGCGATTGCCGTTTCAGCCGCCCCTCGCAAAGCCTGCCAACGCTCGGATGGCAGGGTGCGCAGCGAGCGACAGCCAGCGATGGTGAAACCACTCCGCACTGCTGTAATCAATCTTCTGAGAGAGCAAGGCCAAGCCCTCTTGGCCTTAAACGCCCTCCGCCAAGCAGAACGGCTCCAACAACAACTGGAATTAGGGCGACTGGAGCGCCGACGACAAGATGCGCAAGGCCTGATCGGCCGCTACGCAGCACTCAAGGCCACAGGGGTTGCGGCCAATCCTTTGGTGTTGCTCGATCTAGCCGGAGGCTTGGCCTGCGATACCGCTTTGGTGGTTCAGCTCTGCAAGCTCTATGACCTGCCGATGGGAGGCCCAGCAGCACGACGGCTGATGCAACGGCTATCAGGACATAACGCCATGTTGGGAGGCGTCCAACTGGGACTTCAGCTGGCGCTCTCTGGACTTCAACAGCTGTTGCTGATCGCCGCACCGTTTTCCGGAGGCTTGAGCCTGGGTCCAGCGGCCCCCGTCGCCGTTGCCCAGGCGGCTCTTGCTGTGCACACCACGCGCAGAACAGGTCGGCTCACAGCACGTTGGCTGGTCGATCAACGCGGTCGAGGCAGGAGGGGCAATCCAGCACCAACGACCCTCATGCGGCGCCTGGTACGCAGCGATACCGGCATGCAACGTCTGCTTGCCGAATGGCCACAGCCGCCCAATCGGCCCCGGCGTGACGGGCTCTTGCCATGACCGCGACCATCGCCCTGCTCGGCACGAGCGCCGATCCACCAACGCTCGGGCATCAGGCTCTCCTTGAAGGCCTTTTGAATCACTTTCAACGCGTCGCCACCTGGGCTAGCGACAACCCAATGAAACGCCACGATGCCTGCCTTGCGCTCCGCAGCGAGCTGCTCCAGGCCTTGGTGATGGCCATCGACAACCCACGGGTGAGCATCGACCAAACCCTCAGCAGCCCCTACACCATCACCACGCTTGAACGGGCAGCACGTCGATGGCCCCATCACGAACTGTGCTTTGTGGTGGGCAGTGATTTGGCTGCTCAGATCCCCCATTGGAAACAAAGCGAGCTTTGGCTCAAGCGCTGCCAGCTGGGGGTGGTGCCGCGGAAGGGTTGGCCGTTGGAGCCCGAACACCTCGAACGACTCCGCCAGCTCGGCGCCCAGATCACCGTGTTGCCCTTACAGATTCCTGAGACAGCCAGCTCAAGCATTCGCAAAACGAGCGCTGCGGATCAAATCCCAAAACCGCTTTGGCCCCTCCTCTTGCAGCACAATCTTTATGGACTCCAAGACGCTCCTTCCTGAATTGCCATGCGCATCGCCCTGGCCCAGACCAATCCTCTGGTGGGCGATCTGTCCGGGAACGCCGAACGGCTCCTAGACGCTTGTCTCAAAATCAGCCATCAGGCGCAGGGCACCGCTCCCGCCCTTGTGGTGAGCCCAGAGCTTTCACTTTGGGGATACCCACCCCGAGACCTGCTGCTGAGTCCTGAGCATCTCCAGCAGCAGAGCGAGGCCCTCAACCAGCTGCAACAGGGACTTAGGGAGAAGCTGCCGCAAACGGCACTGCTGGTGGGGGTTGTGGAACCAGCCCCAGACCAGCAACATCCACGACTCTTCAATGCGGCAGCCCTCGTAGAGGCCAACGGTTGGCGCGTCGTCGCCCGCAAACAGCTCCTTCCCACCTACGACGTCTTTGATGAATCGCGTTATTTCAGACCTGCCAACCAACCCAGTGTTCTGAGTTTTGAATCGGAAGGGCAGACTTGGCGCCTGGGGCTCACCATCTGCGAAGACCTGTGGGTTGAGGATGCGCTTCAGGCACAACGCCTGGTGGGACCAGATCCGATTGCCAATCTCATCCCGGAGCAAGTGGATGTGTTGCTGAACCTCTCCGCGTCCCCCTTCGGAAGAACCAAAGCATCCATCCGACATCAGCTCAGCGCCCGCGCTGCCAACCGTCTTCATTGCCCAGTGATTTATGTGAACCAGGTGGGGGGCAACGACGAATTGGTGTTCGATGGCGGCAGTTTCGTGATGACAGCCAGCGGTGAGGTGGCGTTGCAACTTCCCACCTGCCGGGAAGCCATCGCCTGCTGGAACAGCAGTGAAAGGGGTTCTGATGCATCGGCAGGCACGTCGGCCCCCACGGAAAGCGCTGATCTTGAGCAACTGTTCCAAGCCCTTGTGCTCGGCGTGCGGGATTACGCCCAAAAATGCGGTTTTCAACGCGCCCTTCTGGGTCTGAGTGGCGGCATCGACTCAGCTCTTGTGGCGGTCATTGCCGCAGCGGCACTCAAAGCAGACCGCGTGCAGGCATTGCTGATGCCCTCTCCCTGGAGCTCTGTTGGGTCGATTGATGATGCCGAGGCGCTTGCAGAACGCCTGGGAATTTCCACGACAACCGTGCCCATTCAAACCTTGATGCAGGGGTTTGAAACCACCCTGACCCCGGCACTGGATCAAGCACCGTCGGGCGTCACGGCAGAAAACCTGCAGTCGCGCATTCGAGGCACTTTGCTGATGGCTGTCGCCAATCAGCAAGGACAGCTCCTGCTCTCGACGGGCAACAAATCAGAACTTGCCGTGGGGTATTGCACCCTTTATGGCGACATGAATGGAGGGCTCGCGGTGATCGGTGATCTCTACAAGTCCACGGTGTTTTCCCTCTGCCGCTGGTTAGACAGCTCTGATGCCATGGCCTGTCGCCAAGAACTTGGACTTCCAGAGCACAGCGACTTGATCGGACGAGAAATCCTGACCAAACCACCGAGTGCTGAGCTACGCCCTGACCAACAGGACAGTGACTCCCTTCCCGACTACGCAACGCTCGATCCGCTTCTGAATGATTTGATCGAGAAGCACAGCTCGGGCACTCAATTGATCGCAGCTGGGCATGACCCGGCGGACGTGAAACGGATTGAGCAACTCTTTCGCCGCGCGGAATTCAAACGCCGCCAAGCGCCTCCTGTTCTGAAAGTGAGCCGACAGGCCTTCGGGACCGGTTGGAGGCTCCCAATCGCCGCCCGCTGATTTCAAGACGCATAGACCAGTGGCCAATCCGGCTGAGCAGGGTCAGATTGAAGGATCGTCTTCGGCAGCCATGGCTCAATCCGTACTGACGGCTCCGATGGCCACCATCGGAGTCCCCACAGAGATCAAGGTTGATGAGCAACGCGTCGCGCTGACACCGGATGCCGTCAAAGAACTCGTCACCCATGGACTGGAGGTGCGGATCCAGAGCGGTGCCGGCTCCGGAGCGGGTATTGACGACGAGGCCTTCGCCGCAGCAGGCGCAGAGATCGTGGATCAAGAACAAGCCTGGGGGGCTCACTTGGTTGTCAAGGTGAAGGAACCACAGCCGGAAGAATTCCGCTTTTTGCGGAATGACATGGTGCTGTTCACCTACCTGCACTTAGCGGCTTACCCGGAGGTGGGAGAAGCTCTTCTCGCAGCTGGCACCACGGGGGTTGCCTACGAAACGGTGCAACTGGAAAACGGAACCCTGCCGCTGCTAGCGCCCATGAGCGAAATCGCTGGCAGGCTTGCCGCACAAGTGGGGGCTCGCTTGCTGGAGCGACCCCAAGGAGGCAGAGGTGTGCTGATCGGAGGCTGCACTGGTGTGCAACCAGCCCGGGTGGTGGTCCTGGGTGCAGGCACGGTGGGTTGGAATGCGGCGCGTCTGGTGGCTGCCATGGATGCGGAAGTGATGCTTCTGGATCGCTCCCCGGAACGGTTACGCAGCCTGGAGGCCTATCGAAGTGGACGCCTGATGAGCGTGGTGAGCAGCCGCGGTCTGCTCGAGCGCTTAATCCCCACGGCTGATCTTCTGATTGGCGCCGTCTTAACCCCTGGAGGCAGGGCACCAACACTGGTCGATGAAGCGATGGTGAAAGGAATGAAGCCAGGCTCAGCGATCGTTGATGTGGCCATCGATCAAGGCGGCTGCATCGCCACGAGCCGCGAAACAACGCACACCAACCCCACCGTGACCATTCACGGTGTGCAGCATTACGCCGTGGGCAACATGCCTGGCGCCGTGCCGTTCACCTCCACCGAAGCCCTGGTGAGCGTGACCTTGCCTTACATCGTTGGCATTGCAGGGCGCGGCCTGGAGGAAGCGGTCACGGAGCGGCCTGAATTGCTGTCTGGTCTCAATACGGTGCAGGGCTCCGTCTGCCATCCAGGCGTCGCCAAAGCCTTAGACGTACCACCTCGTCATCCCATGGCCTGCTTGCGTTGATCAAACCCAGAAACGGTTTAAAGCAAGCACAGATATAGGCCCCAAATAAATCACTTCAAACGCATATCTTCCAGCAGTTCGCCTCAAATCAAGAGACAAAGGACACAGACATGCCCAAATACTTATTTCGAGAAGGGGTAGACGTCAGCACAGATATTAACGACATTGTTATCACAACCCCCTATGCCACGCGATCAAACCCCCATCGCCAAATATTTCGCCTCAAAAATGCAATAGAGCCCATAAAAAAACTGCTCGCAGCACTTTCTCAAGAAGGAGTCGAAAGCAATCAATATTTAGCATTACCCGAAACAGCAGAAACTGCCGCCACGCATTTAGAGCTTGGACTGCAACTCAAAAACCTTTACGAGAAGGGCTTACTGATTCACGCAATCGATGGATGCAACGGCAGGGCAATGTGCCTGCTACCGATGAAACCAGGAATCAAACAACAACCCTACCCAGACGACGGAAAGGCATTCAAACTTTCGAAATTTGCCAGCATTCACCCCTGCCTTGAAGGCCTCGATGTCACAACCCCCTTATCACCCGCAACGTTGCGACTACAAGACCATCGGCTCTATCCACTCATCCAGAAGCTCCTATCACCCTGCACAACAGACATCATCAGGAACGTCCTCCCTGAAGATCTACACATTCACCATCGAGAGCTTATTTCCCTCTTACTGTCATCTGGCGTGGCCGGAATCTGCAATGCAAATCACAATGCAGACATCGACCAAGAGGCCATCGAAGCTGGCTGGAACAGGCAAGACCTGAGCTTCCATCAACAGACGCGGCGCCATATTGTTGACTTCAAGGCAGAAGAGTCTCTGCCAAAGCCAATCGACAGGAAGGCCCCACCAGCGAAGCACCAAAGGATCATCCTCAGCACAGTCTCCCTACCAACACCATCGATCGACAATCAAAAAACCAATTTCTACCAGGTCATTCAAAAAAGACAATCGATTCGTGCCTACGACTCCAATCCTGTTAGCGCTGAAGCTTTAGGCAATCTGCTCTGGTATTCGATGCATACCCGAGAAGAGATTCTCTGCGACCCAGCCCTACCTCGATCCTATGAAGGCTTACTAAGACCTGTCGCCAGCGCTGGAGGCCTTCATTCCATTGAGCTCTATCTATGCATTCATCAATGCATCGGCATCAGCCCAGGCTTTTATCATTACGACTCTTTTGAGCACTCACTCGGAAAGATCAGCGACCTCAACGGACCATGCGAAAGCATGCTTGAAATGGCAGTCAATACAACATGCCGAGCACCTCAGGCTTCCTCTGTATCACCTGGCTATGGACAAAGGCCCGACGTCCTCATCGTGATGGCCGCGCGCTATGAAAGAAATGCAAGCCTTCATTCTGAAACCGGGCTGGCCTATGCCCTCATTCTTAAAGATGCAGGGTCGCTCTACCAGCAGCTTTATCTTGTTGCCACAGCCCTTCAGCTCGCCCCCTGCGGATTGAGCTTTGGAAGCAGTGAATTGTTCGAACAAGCTTCCGGCATCTCCAGCAAGGCCGAATGTTCCGTAGGTGAATTCATGATTGGCAATCCCAGGTAAGCCATCAAAACAAGGCCCCCATCTCCCCCTGGCTCAAGAATGGCCAAAGAGCAAGACGGAAGAAAACCAGGAAGGGGAAACAGGAGCCTGGGGATCCAATCTCAGCAGAGCACGTAACAACCTGTTACGATTAGTGAAATTGCGTTAATCCAGATGAATGACTCCAAATTCGGTTTCTCATCCTTTGCAGAGCAGTGGAACGGAAGACTGGCGATGATGGGCTTCGTGATTGGCTTAGGTACAGAGCTGCTCACTGGACAAGGCATCCTTTCCCAAATTGGTCTGGGCTGAAACAGCTAGATCGACTGGAAAATCGAACACTGACGACAAGAGCTGGAAAATTCCAGCTCTTTTTTTTATGGACAGGCAAGAGCTGTCGGCATTCCTTGCAGTCAACCAAGGGGCCTTTGCGATCATTGATAGATCAAGATCGGTGCATAAGGTCTTCCGTACCAAATGGACCACCAGCGCGTGGCATGAGCTTCCGCAGCTCGCCGAGCCTCCACCGCCATGCGGTATTGGTGTTCCCTCTCTTCCCGCAGCTTGCGTTCACGGAATGCCTGCTGGCGATCATCGTTAGCCGCGCCTTCTCTCTCCATCTGGGCTCTAGCAGCTGATTTAAATCAAACCGATTCAACCCACTACAGAGGCTTGATATAGAGCCAATGGCCTTTTGGATCCCCATCCTTGCGCTGAAAGAGCGACGTTTCAGTCATCACATTGCGTTGCCCCCTGGCTCCAAATGTTGCCTCAAATGTCACTGTGCCCTCAAGATCATCCACACCGCCAGCCTCCACGGCCTTGATCTGCAGTCCTAACCAACGCGCTTCGCGACAATTCTTCCGCAACTCTTTTCGGCGTTGAAGCAAAGGCGTCGCAGCATCGGGATGCGTTGCGATCAAATAATCCACGTCTGCAAACGCGAAAGCCGAATAACGCGAACGCATCAACTGTTCAGCAGTCGCAGCCCATTGCTCCCCGAGATGCAGAGGTTGGCAACATCGTTCGTAGCTCATTCCGCTCAAACAAGGGCATGGCTCTCTACTTTTTGATGATCCAAAGCCAGCAGCTCTTGCCATTACGCCAACTCCTTCAAAGCAGGTAAGGGTCGCATCAAGGCGGATAGGGCCACACCTTCGCGTAAGGCCAGCACCATGCCAGCCGCTTCTGCATAGGAGCGCGCTTGCAACACCTCATGTCCCAGGCCAAGCGCCGTTGACGTGACTTGCAACACGGACGGATTGGCCACACTGATCACAGGAACCCTGCGCTCAAGACAAGCCAACACGGCTTCTCCACCCAGAGCCCCCTCTGGAGCAACCAACACTCCCAAATCATCAGCCACCAGATCCTGTGAATGAGCAGCAGCACGCTGGAGCAAATCCGGTGCCTGACTTAAACCCACCAACACGCATGCCAAAAAGGTGTAACCCAACTCTTCGCCTGCAGCACGAGGATCCAGCTGCTCATCCAGCGGCAACGCCGATAAAGCCGGTGCATGAGCACAAGGAATCTGCAGGTGCCGCACCAGTAGATGACTGATCACGGCTTCGGCACCTGCAAGGGCATCCACGCCGCTGCCATGGCGGTAGGCCTGCAATGCCTCACTTCCCTGGTCGTCGGGGAAGCGGGCAACCACCGCAATCGCCGTTGCTCCATGGGCTCTTAAGCGTTCCCCCGCGCGCAATAAGGAATCCGGGCGCTCAAGGGTGCCCCAACTCGCACCGCTCTGGCCCAATCCCATATGCACTCCTAACGGCACATCACTCGACACCACAGGGCCGATCTCGATGCCCAGGGTTGCCCTGCAACCATCGGCCACTTGAAGGTGACGTTGACGCAGCTCCGGTTCGATACCAGCATCCAAAAGCAAACCAATCCGCTGCTGACGAACAGGCCGTAGAGCCCAATCGCCCACGGCAAAGCGATCGAGGCCATACCCCTCCACATAGCTAATGCGGGGGTCTTTCCAGTACAAGGATGCCCCATTCATCACGTTGGGGTGGGTGATCAAACAGCCGGAGGCCGAAGCGAGAAGCCTTGCACTGGGAAGCGCATCACCCGCATACCCGCCGATCGCACATCCAATCCCCGTTGGCACCACCATCAATGTGGGCAGGGGAGATCCCAAAGACAGCCCCTCCCTCACTCGATCAACACCGCTTCAATCTGCAAGACAGCACTGTCTTCCTGCGATGAATGATCGACAGCGGTAATCGCCCAACGCAAGGGATCACCATGAGCGCGTAATTGATCTTTCACCCAAGCGCTCAAATCCGCTGCCTTTCGATCTTTGGGCCAAGGCAACGTCAACGTTTTCGACGTCAACCTCATTTTTGGTACTGACCAAACTGAGCCTCATAGAGCGCATCTTCCTGACCCGCCAACAGCTGAAGATCAGAACAAGGGAAGGCAACACAAAGCAAGGTAAATCCTTCGGCGCGTAGGTCCTCCTTGACACCCATCGCATCAGATTGTTCCACCGAACCGCTTTTTAAACGGGCGGCACACGTGGTGCAAACGCCTGAGCAGCACGAACTCGGAAGCATGACCCCTGCTTCTTCCGCCGCCGCCAACACCGTTTGATCAGATCGACAGGAAAAGCTGTGTTCAACAGCATCCACTTCGATGCTGACGTTGTAAGTGGCAACAGCACTGGCTTGATCGCTCATCCTGAAAGAAAAGCCTTGGTCATTCATCTTCTCAGGGCACCAGACGTCATGACGACAAATCCGAGCAGGCACTCCAATGAGAAGGATGGGGGGCAAGGTATTCCGGTGGGTTGCCCTGCTCAGGAGCCGTGATCACAAAGTCGAAACTGATCGAGCAGCGCAGCGACTCAGGATCGCCATTGGTCAACACGCTGTGATCAAGCCTGGAAGGGAACAGCACCAGCAGGCCAACCTCCGGAGCCAAGTCCCAGCTGTCTGCATTGAAAGGATGATCAATCGCAATGGGCCCGGCATGGCCAGCGGACAGTCCTGGCACGAGTTCATTGCTTTGCAATGGCGAATGAACACGTAGTACCCCCTCCTCACCTGAGCCAGCCCCCGTGAGATACAACACGGCGCTGAGGTGGGCATTCGGATGGTGATGGCG
Protein-coding sequences here:
- a CDS encoding YchJ family protein, whose translation is MARAAGFGSSKSREPCPCLSGMSYERCCQPLHLGEQWAATAEQLMRSRYSAFAFADVDYLIATHPDAATPLLQRRKELRKNCREARWLGLQIKAVEAGGVDDLEGTVTFEATFGARGQRNVMTETSLFQRKDGDPKGHWLYIKPL
- a CDS encoding nicotinate-nucleotide adenylyltransferase, producing the protein MTATIALLGTSADPPTLGHQALLEGLLNHFQRVATWASDNPMKRHDACLALRSELLQALVMAIDNPRVSIDQTLSSPYTITTLERAARRWPHHELCFVVGSDLAAQIPHWKQSELWLKRCQLGVVPRKGWPLEPEHLERLRQLGAQITVLPLQIPETASSSIRKTSAADQIPKPLWPLLLQHNLYGLQDAPS
- a CDS encoding GTP-binding protein; the protein is MTTFSPTSTTERCLSLLQTWRSQLQLNRREQTVLAGSLRRLDRQLERLSTRKLRVAVFGRVGVGKSSLVNALIGQDLLATDVAHGCTRQQQALPWTISIPGLHAIELVDTPGIDEVAAEARARLAARVALQSDLVLLVLDADISRVELDALETLISSGKPVLPVLNRSDCCPPEQLDSLRESISQRIRERCDRNHHARIPQAIAVSAAPRKACQRSDGRVRSERQPAMVKPLRTAVINLLREQGQALLALNALRQAERLQQQLELGRLERRRQDAQGLIGRYAALKATGVAANPLVLLDLAGGLACDTALVVQLCKLYDLPMGGPAARRLMQRLSGHNAMLGGVQLGLQLALSGLQQLLLIAAPFSGGLSLGPAAPVAVAQAALAVHTTRRTGRLTARWLVDQRGRGRRGNPAPTTLMRRLVRSDTGMQRLLAEWPQPPNRPRRDGLLP
- a CDS encoding TIGR02466 family protein, with protein sequence MTLTLHQLFPTVVATTKLAIDPLDLAGHLQTLIALRGEAVGNPSEGCAWTGDINGVWQLHRQVEFAPLVQQVSAQAERYLAAVGFDCSQVALHLQRCWPVLSDWDQLVGRHHHPNAHLSAVLYLTGAGSGEEGVLRVHSPLQSNELVPGLSAGHAGPIAIDHPFNADSWDLAPEVGLLVLFPSRLDHSVLTNGDPESLRCSISFDFVITAPEQGNPPEYLAPHPSHWSACSDLSS
- a CDS encoding DUF3326 domain-containing protein, whose translation is MVVPTGIGCAIGGYAGDALPSARLLASASGCLITHPNVMNGASLYWKDPRISYVEGYGLDRFAVGDWALRPVRQQRIGLLLDAGIEPELRQRHLQVADGCRATLGIEIGPVVSSDVPLGVHMGLGQSGASWGTLERPDSLLRAGERLRAHGATAIAVVARFPDDQGSEALQAYRHGSGVDALAGAEAVISHLLVRHLQIPCAHAPALSALPLDEQLDPRAAGEELGYTFLACVLVGLSQAPDLLQRAAAHSQDLVADDLGVLVAPEGALGGEAVLACLERRVPVISVANPSVLQVTSTALGLGHEVLQARSYAEAAGMVLALREGVALSALMRPLPALKELA
- the ald gene encoding alanine dehydrogenase gives rise to the protein MAQSVLTAPMATIGVPTEIKVDEQRVALTPDAVKELVTHGLEVRIQSGAGSGAGIDDEAFAAAGAEIVDQEQAWGAHLVVKVKEPQPEEFRFLRNDMVLFTYLHLAAYPEVGEALLAAGTTGVAYETVQLENGTLPLLAPMSEIAGRLAAQVGARLLERPQGGRGVLIGGCTGVQPARVVVLGAGTVGWNAARLVAAMDAEVMLLDRSPERLRSLEAYRSGRLMSVVSSRGLLERLIPTADLLIGAVLTPGGRAPTLVDEAMVKGMKPGSAIVDVAIDQGGCIATSRETTHTNPTVTIHGVQHYAVGNMPGAVPFTSTEALVSVTLPYIVGIAGRGLEEAVTERPELLSGLNTVQGSVCHPGVAKALDVPPRHPMACLR
- a CDS encoding SagB family peptide dehydrogenase, whose amino-acid sequence is MKPGIKQQPYPDDGKAFKLSKFASIHPCLEGLDVTTPLSPATLRLQDHRLYPLIQKLLSPCTTDIIRNVLPEDLHIHHRELISLLLSSGVAGICNANHNADIDQEAIEAGWNRQDLSFHQQTRRHIVDFKAEESLPKPIDRKAPPAKHQRIILSTVSLPTPSIDNQKTNFYQVIQKRQSIRAYDSNPVSAEALGNLLWYSMHTREEILCDPALPRSYEGLLRPVASAGGLHSIELYLCIHQCIGISPGFYHYDSFEHSLGKISDLNGPCESMLEMAVNTTCRAPQASSVSPGYGQRPDVLIVMAARYERNASLHSETGLAYALILKDAGSLYQQLYLVATALQLAPCGLSFGSSELFEQASGISSKAECSVGEFMIGNPR
- a CDS encoding NAD+ synthase — encoded protein: MRIALAQTNPLVGDLSGNAERLLDACLKISHQAQGTAPALVVSPELSLWGYPPRDLLLSPEHLQQQSEALNQLQQGLREKLPQTALLVGVVEPAPDQQHPRLFNAAALVEANGWRVVARKQLLPTYDVFDESRYFRPANQPSVLSFESEGQTWRLGLTICEDLWVEDALQAQRLVGPDPIANLIPEQVDVLLNLSASPFGRTKASIRHQLSARAANRLHCPVIYVNQVGGNDELVFDGGSFVMTASGEVALQLPTCREAIACWNSSERGSDASAGTSAPTESADLEQLFQALVLGVRDYAQKCGFQRALLGLSGGIDSALVAVIAAAALKADRVQALLMPSPWSSVGSIDDAEALAERLGISTTTVPIQTLMQGFETTLTPALDQAPSGVTAENLQSRIRGTLLMAVANQQGQLLLSTGNKSELAVGYCTLYGDMNGGLAVIGDLYKSTVFSLCRWLDSSDAMACRQELGLPEHSDLIGREILTKPPSAELRPDQQDSDSLPDYATLDPLLNDLIEKHSSGTQLIAAGHDPADVKRIEQLFRRAEFKRRQAPPVLKVSRQAFGTGWRLPIAAR
- a CDS encoding 2Fe-2S iron-sulfur cluster-binding protein → MSDQASAVATYNVSIEVDAVEHSFSCRSDQTVLAAAEEAGVMLPSSCCSGVCTTCAARLKSGSVEQSDAMGVKEDLRAEGFTLLCVAFPCSDLQLLAGQEDALYEAQFGQYQK